Part of the Prochlorococcus sp. MIT 0603 genome is shown below.
AATTTAATTGAAAACGTTCTACCCATTCTGGATGAAATGGCCACACTTGATGTTCGCCTGTTTTTGTATTTGGGAAGACCCTTAATATTTTATCTCCATTATCTTTTAGGCAGGAAAGATCGCAAAAAAATACCTCATGATTCCTAAGACCGTATGTAGCCATTAGCCCAAAAACTATTTTCCAGCTTGGATTTGGAATTAATTTATATGTTTCTTCTATAAGATTGTCACTTGGCAATTGCCTGAATTGTGCTTTATGTAAGCCATAACCATATGAAATCGACTTCCACTCCTCAGGGAGTTCAATTTTTAGATGTTTTGCAAGTGCTTTAAGCGTAGTTCCACATTGTTGCCTGCTACGACTATTTTCTGAATAACTTGAAAGAGTTTCTATTAAAAGCTTCTTGTCTAAGCCGAAACTATTCTTATTGGCTATAAGTTTCAGTCTTCGAAGATAAGGTAAATAGGCGCCTTCCCAATTAGTTTTATTGCTGGATTTTGACTTAGCTCTACTTTGATTATTAAAGAAATTATCTTTGAATTCTTCTATGGCTTTGTCTAGTTCTAAAGAATGATTTGTAGAAGAATTCTTTGAATTCTTTTGGGCCCAGTTCTTCCAATCAAATTGGTTGTGTTGGATTTGTAAATCAATAAAATTAAGTGTTTTCTCCGCTTGCTCAAGCCCATTAATGCTTGTATTCAATCCCAAACTTATTCTTTGATCCTTTTTTTGACTAGGGTCTTTAGGGCAAGGCAGTGGGCCTCTTAGACCAAGTCGATTACCACGTTGTTCAATTCGAAGCTTTATCCCTTTAGAGGCAATCTTTTGATTGACATTCAAAAGCTCACTTTTAAAGTTCATTTGTTTAAATGGTTACACATACATTGACGTCGTTCCGCGTTAAGCTCAACCCCTAAAGTGAAGGTTTTTAATGACTCGTGTTGGCGTCCTTTTAATGAACCTAGGGGGACCTGAAAGAATTAAAGATGTTGGCCCTTTCTTGTATAACCTTTTTTCAGACCCTGAGATCATTAGATTGCCTATTCCATTATTCCAAAAGCCTTTGGCTTGGTTTATAAGCACACAGAGAAGTTCAAAGTCGCAAAAGGCTTATCAGGCAATAGGGGGTGGATCACCATTGAGAAGAATTACTGAACAACAAGCTAGGGAATTGCAGAGTGAATTGCGTAAAAGAGGAATTGATGCGACTAGTTATGTTGCTATGCGCTATTGGCACCCTTTTACTGAATCAGCAGTTGCTGATATAAAAGCAGATAATATTAGTGAGGTTGTTGTACTCCCCCTTTATCCTCACTTCTCAATTAGTACAAGTGGATCAAGCTTTAGAGAACTAAGACGTTTAAGCGAGGTTGATAAGGACTTTCAGAAGCTTTCTATAAGGTGTATTCGCAGTTGGTTTGACAATCCTGGATATATAGCTGCTATGGCTAAATTAATTGAAAAAGAAGTTCTTGCATGCTTGTCACCTGAAAAAGCCCATATTTGTTTTACAGCCCACGGTGTCCCTAAAAGTTATGTTGAGGAGGCAGGAGATCCTTATAAAGATGAGATAGAAAATTGTTCTTTATTAATTATTGACAGAATCGAAACATCTCTTGGATTCAGTAATTCTTATACTCTTTCTTACCAGAGCAGAGTTGGACCTGAAGAATGGCTACAGCCTTATACAGAAGATGTATTGCAAAAGCTGGGTTCTGAAGGAATTAAAGAACTAGTTGTTGTTCCAATAAGCTTTGTTAGTGAACATATAGAAACTCTACAAGAAATTGATATTGAGTATAGAGAAATTGCAATTAAGAATGGAATAAGTAATTTTCGTAGAGTTAAGGCTTTAGACACAAACCCTTTATTTATTAATGGGCTTGCAGACTTAGTTAGCACTTGTTTGAAAGGGAATAATATAACTCTTGAAGAGGCAGCAAGATTACCCGAGAAAGTTAAGCTTTATCCTCAAGAAAAATGGCAGTGGGGATGGAATAATAGTGCAGAAGTTTGGAATGGAAGAGTTGCAATGTTTGTATTCATTATTTGTTTCATAGAACTCGTTATTGGGAATGGACCATTGCATTATGTGGGGCTTCTTTAAGACAAGGATTTTAGATACTTAATAATAAAATTAATCTGCAATTGCAATTTAGTGTTTTTTCTCCTTATATTTTGTTTATAGGCAAAATAACCATTACCCATATAACATTTATATAGGAGTAAATATTTTTCTGCCGTGCCCGTATCGTCTTTTTCTTTAGGCCTTGGTGAATCAACGAGCCAGAAGCAAATGCAGATATTAGGATCAGATGCCCTGATGGACTCTCTTCGGAGACATGGAGTTGATACTATTTTCGGCTATCCCGGAGGAGCTATTCTCCCCATATATGATGCAGTTTATAAGGCCGAAAAAGAAGGTTGGTTAAAACATATCCTTGTTAGGCATGAGCAAGGTGGTGCACATGCTGCCGATGGATTTGCTAGGGCAACAGGTAAGGTTGGGGTTTGCTTTGGTACGTCTGGACCAGGAGCAACAAATCTTGTTACAGGGATTGCTACTGCTCAGATGGATTCGGTCCCATTGGTTGTAATTACTGGACAGGTTCCAAGGGCTGCAATTGGCACAGATGCTTTTCAAGAAACAGATATTTTTGGCATTACCCTCCCAATTGTTAAACATTCTTGGGTAGTAAGAAAACCTTCTGAAATCGCATCGGTTATAGCACAAGCTTTCTTTATAGCGGCCTCTGGCCGCCCAGGCCCTGTTTTAGTTGATATACCAAAAGATGTAGGCCAGGAGACTTTTGATTATGAACCTGTTCAGCCTGGATCTGTAATACCTGCTGGCTTTAAGTCGCCACCAAATCCTGATCTTAAATCGATAGCAAAAGCACTGGATTTAATTGAAAAAGCGCAACGACCTCTTTTGTATGTAGGAGGCGGGGTGATTTCGGCTAGTGCTCATGATGATCTTGCTGCTATAGCAAAACGTTATCACTTGCCTGTTACAACAACATTAATGGGAAAAGGTGCTTTTGATGAACGAGACCCACTCTCAGTTGGCATGTTGGGAATGCATGGTACTGCATATGCAAATTTTGCAGTGACTGATTGCGATTTATTAGTTGCAATAGGCGCTCGTTTTGATGACAGGGTCACAGGCAAACTTGATACATTTGCTTCTAAGGCTAAGGTTATTCATTTTGAGGTGGACCCAGCAGAAATAAATAAGAATAGAATTGCTGATGTAGCTGTCCTTGGTGATTTAAGTGCAAGTCTTTCGAAGTTATTAGAGTTAAGCAATCAAAGAAAAATTCTTCCGAATACTGATAAGTGGTTGGCAAAAATAGAAGAATGGAAGACTAATTATCCACTTGTTATACCTTTGAAAGAAGGTGAAATATATCCTCAAGAAGTGTTGTTGGCGTTAAGAGATTTGGCGCCGAATGCATACATAACAACTGATGTAGGTCAGCACCAAATGTGGTCTGCTCAATATTTAAGAAATGGACCAAGGCAATGGATTAGCAGTGCGGGATTAGGAACAATGGGTTTTGGTGTGCCTGCAGCATTAGGGGTCCAAATCGCATTGCCAGAAGAGAAGGTGATTTGTATTGCTGGTGATGCAAGTATCCTTATGAATATTCAAGAATTAAGTACAATTTCGCAATATCAACTAAACACAAAAATCATCATTATTAATAATCATTGGCAAGGTATGGTTCGCCAGTGGCAAGAAAGCTTTTATGACGAACGTTATTCAGCAACGAATATGCTAACTGGAGAACCTGACTTTGTTGCTCTTGCAAATGCTTTTGGTGTTGGTGGCATATTAATTAAAGATCGGAATATGTTAAAAACTAAGTTAAAGGAAGCATTGGATCATCCTGGAGCAATGCTAATTGATGTGCATGTTCGTAGAGATGAGAATTGTTACCCCATGGTTCCACCTGGTAAAAGTAATGCTGAGATGGTCGGATTGCCAAATGTTTTAGACCCAGATTCTTAATAATTAATTGATCATGCTTTTTTTTAACTCTCATGATTCTTGTTAATAAACATATAACTATTCCAATAGTTATTATTACCATTTTTATTTTTCTTGTTCCTCTAAATGTTTTTTCTGCTGAGGTTTTGCAAGTGAAAAGTGCTTCTGTTATTCGAATTGGTGACAATAATAGAGACTATAAAGTAAAAATCGCTTGCCTAGATGTTGACCCCTTAAAAGAAAAAGAGGCTCTTGAATGGTTGAAGATGGAATTGCCAAGAAAATCAAAGGTAAACCTTTTGCCTAAAGGTTCTGAAGATGGTGTTTTAGTGGCTAAAGTTATCAATCTTAATTCAGAGAAAGATTTGGCAAACTCAATGAAAGAATTGGGGCTTGCTAAGCTTTATTGCTAAGTAGATTTTGATAAGAAAAAGTCGAATACTCAAGAATAAAATAAACCTTTTTATATTCTTTTTGAGACTATAAAACTCCATTGCCTGTTTTTAGTTTGATTCCTACGCCAGGAGTTGAATAGATTAGAATTTGCATAAGTACATTCTGAATTTAAACAAATTTTCTTGCTGCTTATCCCTTCTAGAAGTAATTGTCTTTTTGCTGCCTTTCTAATGTCAAGAAAAGGTATGGAGTTGTTAATGCTAATACAATCTTTGAATGAAAATAAATCTATATTATGGTTATATCTTGTGTTCGCATTAATACTTATGAGGAATGCATTAACTATATCTTCATTTACTGGATAATGAATTCCACTTATGGATGGCCCAAGAGCAAAAATAAGGTCGGCTCTTTGGCATCCGCAAAATTCTAGTTTTTCCAGTGTTTTTTTTATTATATTGAGAGTTAACCCTTTCCAACCAGAATGTATTGCAGCGACAAAGCCTTTTTTTGTATCCGCTAATAAGATAGGTATACAATCAGCTGTATATAGCCATAAACTTTGATCGGACTTGTTACTTATTATGCTGTCTGCGCTTGCTTTTTTTTTGTTAGATGCGTCGGACGCAATAATTACTTTTTCTCCATGTACTTGGTTCAAAAGATGAATTTTCATATCGCTATTGAATAGTTTTGATAAACCCTTTGGTGTCTTATTAGAATTTATCTTCGTAAAGAATGCATGGATAAAACCATTCTTTAATAATAATTTTGATTGAATATAAATACACCCATTTCTCTTCATATACCTCCAGCTTTGATCCTCATGTAGGGTTATATTGGAATCCAATTTTGGTTGTTAAATTATATAAATTAGATGAAATTTATATCTTTTAACATCCAAAAACCAGTGAATTTTTCCTCTTCAGGTGAGGTTTGAATGGATATAAATTGAATTCCATCAGCATTTTCTCTTGCTTCAATTAAATTCAGCTTGACTTTTTCAGAATATTCTTTATTCATATCTGTAACTAGCCATCTTTCTTCTTGACCTGCTTCTAAGATTAATTGGTTGTTTTCAACTAAAAGTTTAACTGGCTCAACTCCACTTAACCAAGCTGACAAAGCAAGAGCTCTAGTCTTGCTAAATAATCGGAGGCCAGGTACTGAGCAATTTTCGTTAATAGATTCTTTTATATGAAGTAGTGAATAGAATTCCATTGGCCATTCTTTTGCTTCGCGTAAATTAGCTATCGAAAGGGACGAAAAGCTCCAAGCATCTCCTCTAAGTGCCTCAGGCAAAGGTTCAGGTTGGTTAATTATTATGTTGGGATTAGGAGCTATTGGCCCTGAAATATAGCCTTCTTCATTGGGGTATAGGTTTTTTTCTCTTTGTTCAATCCATTCATAAAGTGCAAAAGTTCTTCGACTATCAACAACTTCTATTCCAACTTTTTCGGAAGCTTTCTTTATCATTGTTCTCATAGATGAACGCCAACAGCGCAATCTCTTTGGGCAATCCCACCCTTGCTCCTGAGCTTCTTTTAATGCCTCTTCTAATGATTGACTTAGCCATAATGAATTGACTTCATTTGCAGGGCACCTTTTTTCCCAGCGAAAAGTTTTAGCTCCAGAGAAATCTTCAGTACTTGAAATTAATAGTTCCCACCTTTTCTTTCCATCAGTTTCTATTATCGGGCGAGAATAGAAGTCCAGTTCCCAATCACTCCTTTTCAACTGTTTTTGTTCTGGTTCTGATGAGGTTGGTATCATTTTTCTTGCTCTTCTTTTGTGCTAAGGACGCTTAGCGCTTTCTTTGCTCGCTCCTCTGCTTCAGCTAATACTTTGTCTTTATCTACAAGAAGTTCGCCTGGAAGACCTTCTAAAAGGGCTGTGTTTAAACCAATCCTTCCTCTACCAGGGTCAAGTTCTGTTATAAGTGCTTTGACATTGTCACCTAGATTAAAAACTTCTTTAAGAGATCTAAGGCTTCCATTAGTAATCATTGATTGATGTAAAAGACCGCTAATCCCATCTAGTTCAACAAAGAAACCGTATGGTTTAACTGCAACAACTTTCCCCTCTACAAGCTGACCTATTTTAAGTTGTGCAAATTTAGCTGCAGTTGCAGCTTTCTTTTCCGACAGGATAAGTTTGCGATTGTCTGGATTAACTTCAATAAATGCAACTCCAGTTTGTTTGCCTACAAGAGATTCATGATTTTCTCCTGAATTCAATTGTGAGCGAGGAATAAAGCCACGAAGACCTTCAAGATCACAAGTTACTCCTCCTCTATTGAATCCATTTATTTTTACCTCAACTACTTTCCCCTCTTTTGCTAGTTCAAGAGCTTTATCCCAGCTTTTGCGAAGTGCTAAGGCTCTGCAACTAATGGTTACCATCCCATCAGCATTTTGCTCTCGTGTTACAAGTACTTCTACTCCTAAGCCTTTTGGAAATCGCTCTTTGAGATTTGTTATTACACCAAGGCCACATTCGTTTTTAGGCATAAAGCCAGGAGCTTTCCCTCCAATATCTACATAGACACCATCACTCTCCACCCCAATTACTGACCCTTTAGCGATTTCACCAGTATTGCCAATAGGCTCATTTTCTTCTAGTGCAGCAAGAAATGCTCCTTCATCAAAATCAAAATCATCAACACTTCTTTCTGTAAAATCGCCTGAAGTGAAATTTCCTGAAGATGCCTTGTCTTGATTGGGAAGATTTTCTTTGTTTAGAAGATCTTCCATAGTTACTTCTTTGTCTTGTTCATCTATAAATTCCTTTTGAGATTTTTTATTAGCAGTTTCTGAAGGTCTTAAAAGGATGTTTTCGCTCTTTGGATTTAATCCGTGCTCTTCTTGTTGTTTGTTATCACTTTTAATTTGTTTGGTATCGTCAAGCTCATCAAAGGCTGTAGGCTCTTTTTTGCGACTGATATGCATTACCTGTAAAGGCTTTCGCATACTGTCCTGCTGCCTTGGAGGATTGGGTCTTTTGGGTTGTGGGCTTCCTGATCCGGCCATTTTGTGGGCCTAATGGGGTTGTTGATACACCATTCTTGCAGGAAAAGTTAAATTATTTCATGATTGGAGACTATTTCTATCAGTTCTAAATTGCGTAACTTTGCTTACCTTAGTTGGCCAGATGCTTCTGAGGCAGCATTGAGAGAGGGCTCAACCCTTGTGTGGCCTTTCGGTGCATGTGAACAACATGGCCCGCATTTGCCTTTGATCACAGATGCTTTTTTTGCAAAAAGTATTTTGTTTGATGTTTTAAATCGCTTACCAAATGATTTGCCAATATGGTCTTTGCCTTCTCAAACTATTGGCTTTTCACCGGAGCATCTAGCTTTTCCTGGGACTTTATCTCTTTCAGGTGATTTGATGATGAAAATGGTTAGTGAAATCGGGAGGCAGTTGGCAGGGATGGGATTCAAAAGACTTGTTTTTTTTAATGCTCATGGAGGACAAATTGGTCTTTTGCAGGCAATAGCAAGAGAATTAAGAGTTCAATGTCCTTCTATGGCCGTTTTGCCATGTTTTTTATGGAGTGGTATTGATTCTTTAAAGAATTTGATTCCAGATCGAGAAGTTGAACAAGGATTACATGCTGCTTTGGCTGAAACCAGCTTAATGCTTTCATTGAATTCTCATTTAGTGGGAGATGATAGGCCCTTTGATGGTGGTTTCAAAAAAACTGATGAAAAAACCACCCAAGTTCCTAAAGGGTGGAGTCTTGAAGGTTCAGCTCCATGTGCTTGGCTTACGCATGAGCTTAGTAAAACTGGTGTAATAGGAGATAGTAGAGGCGCTAGCTCTGATTTAGGCGATAAACTAAAGGATTTATTAGTAGACCATTGGGTGGAATTGTTCCTAAATCTAATGAATAGTAATTGGCCACCTTTGGATTAGAAAAATGATTAAATACAATAAATTATTTAATTAACTCACCAATTACTTGGTAATTCTGTAAAGTGCCGCTTATTGTGAATTATTGAATAGTCTCATGCAGACCCTAGAAGCTACAAAGGTTAATGTTTCAGAAGAAAGTTTGCCTGATTTTTCTTCTGAAAAGTATAAAGACGCTTATAGCAGGATAAATGCAATAGTTATTGAAGGCGAAAAGGAGGCTCATGATAACTATCTTGCGATAGGTACTCTTATCCCAGATAAGGCTGATGAGTTGAAGAAGCTAGCGATTATGGAGATGAAGCATATGAAGGGCTTTACTGCTTGTGGTAAAAACCTTGGTGTACAAGCTGATATGCCTTTTGCTAAAGAGTTTTTTGAGCCTCTACACAGTAATTTCCAGAAAGCTTTTGATCAGGGTAATTTAACAACTTGCTTTCTTATCCAAGCCATTTTAATAGAGGCTTTTGCAATATCTGCTTATCACGTGTACATCAGAGTGGCGGACCCTTTTGCAAAAAAAATTACTGAAAATGTTGTAAAGGATGAGTATTTACACTTGAATTATGGTCAGGAATGGTTGAAAGCTAATTTAAGCTCCTGCAAAGAGGACTTGATTAAAGCTAATAAGCAAAATCTTCCACTTATCAAATCAATGCTTGATCAAGTTACAGATGACGCTAAATCGCTTGATATGGATAAAGAGGAGCTTATGGAAGAATTTATGATTGCCTATCAAGACTCTCTAGTAGAGATTGGATTAGATTCCAGGGAAATAGCCCGAATGGCCTTAGCTGCTCTAGTTTGATTGATTTTTCCAATTAGCGTAAAAGCTTAATATATTTTTTTAGTATTTAAAAACTGCTATTTTTGATTCTTTTTGAACATCATGGTTTAGTCTGTGAGATCATCTTTAAATATTTATTTCCTTCCGGAATAAAGCTTTCTCTTAGGCAATGTTTGGATTGATAGGGCACTCAACAAGCTTTCAAGATGCCAGGAAAAAGGCAATGGATTTGGGATATGACCATATTGCAGAAGGAGACCTTGATGTTTGGTGTAGTGCACCACCTCAGTTGGTTGAGCATGTAAAAGTAGTTAGTGCAATTGGTAAAACTATTGAAGGAGCATATATAGATTCCTGCTTTGTTCCTGAAATGCTTGGACGATTTAAGACAGCAAGGCGAAAGGTCCTTAACGCAATGGAGTTGGCTCAGAAAAAAGGTATAAGCATTACAGCATTAGGAGGCTTTACTTCGATTATTTTTGAGAATTTTAATCTTCTTCAGAATAAACAGGTTCGAAATACAACTCTTGATTGGGAACGCTTTACAACAGGTAATACTCATACAGCATGGGTGATTTGTAGGCAGTTAGAGATCAATGCCCCTCTTCTAGGAATTGATCTAAAGAAAGCTCGAGTTGCTGTTGTGGGTGCAACAGGAGATATTGGGAGTGCGGTTTGTCGTTGGATGTCTGAGCGAACTCAAGTAAAGGAACTTTTGCTCATAGCTCGTCAGCAAAAACCCCTTCAAGAACTTGATGAATGTCTACAATGTGATAGTCGAATACTTAGTTTGGGAGAGGCTCTGCCAGAAGCCGATGCAGTTGTCTGGGTAGCAAGTTTACCTAAAAATTTAGAAATTGATAAAAGTACTATTCGGCGACCTTGCCTAATGATAGATGGCGGCTATCCCAAAAATATTGATATGAAATTCAGAGGAGAAGGCATCCATGTCTTAAAGGGGGGTATTGTTGAATTTTTTGCAGATATTGGTTGGAATATGATGGAATTAGCAGAAATGGAGATCCCTCAACGTCAGATGTTTGCTTGTTTTGCTGAAGCAATGCTACTTGAATTTGAAAATTGTCATACTAATTTTAGTTGGGGAAGGAATAACATCACTTTGGAGAAAATGGATTTTATAGGTCAAGCCTCTTTAAAACATGGTTTTTCAGTTCTTGGCCTTCAACCTGGTTTACAGGAATCTTTTGCTTAACTTTTAGCAACTTTTTACCATGGCACGTCGTTATCTTCTTGAATTTGAAAAACCTTTAGTAGAGCTTGAGAAGCAAATTGAACAAATTAGAGAACTTGCTCGTGATTCAGAGGTTGATGTTAGTCAGCAATTGCTTCAGTTAGAAACTCTTGCAGCAAGAAGACGAGAGGAAATCTTTAGAGGATTGACTCCTGCCGAAAAAATACAAGTTGCAAGACACCCTCAAAGACCCAGTACACTGGACTTTATTCAGATGTTTACGGAAGACTGGATAGAATTACATGGTGACAGGAATTGTAGTGATGACAGCGCCTTGGTCGGGGGAGTTGCTCGTATTGAAGATCAGTCGGTTATGTTGATTGGTCAGCAAAAGGGTAGGGATACGAAGGAGAATGTTGCTAGAAACTTTGGGATGGCCAAGCCAGGAGGATATCGAAAAGCATTGAGATTAATGAATCATGCAGATCGTTTTAACTTGCCAATTATTTCCTTTATCGATACTCCAGGGGCTTATGCTGGCCTTTTGGCTGAAGAACAAGGCCAAGGTGAAGCAATAGCAGTTAATTTGCGTGAAATGTTTCGATTAAAAGTACCTATTATTGCAACTGTAATTGGTGAAGGTGGTTCTGGTGGAGCCTTGGGTATTGGAGTAGCCGATAGATTACTAATGTTTGAACATAGTGTTTATACAGTGGCCAGCCCGGAGGCATGTGCTTCTATCCTTTGGCGCGATGCGGCTAAAGCATCTGATGCAGCAGCAGCTTTGAAAATCACTGGAGAAGATTTATTGAATTTAGGGATTGTAGACGAAGTTATAAAAGAGCCTTCAGGTGGAAACAATTGGGCGCCGCTTCAGGCAGGTGAATTCTTGAAGCAAGCCATTCTAAAACATTTAAAAGATCTTTCTGAGTTGCCTATAAGCAAACTTAGAGATAATAGGTACGAAAAATTTAGGAGAATAGGTAGTTTCTTAGAGCCAAATTCACAAGAAGCAGAATTTGTTAAATAGAATATTAGAAATTCTAAGGAAATCAAATTGACAACAGCTCTCATTACAGGAGCCTCTAAAGGTATTGGAAAAGCAACTGCAAAGGCTTTTGCACATGCTGGCTGGGATTTATTGCTTGTAGCTCGTTCGAGAAAATCTCTGGAGTCTCTATCGGAAGAATTGAAAACTTTTGGGATTAAAGTTTTCTATGAGTGTATAGATCTATCTGATGCAAATCAGATACCTACAGGTATTAAAAATCTCCTTGAGCATGGATTTCATCCATCTGTTCTTATAAATAATGCTGGTGTTGCATGGACCGGTAACCTTTTATCTATGCCAATAGATAGATGGAAGTGGTTAATGGAAGTTAATCTCACAAGTGTTTTTCAGGTTTGCTCCCTTGTTGTTCCTTATATGAGAAATAATAAAGGCTTGGTTATTAATGTAAGTAGTCATGCTGCAAGAAATGCTTTCTCTCAATGGGGAGCATATTGTGTTTCTAAAGCTGCATTGGAGAGCTTTACTAAATGTTTAGCGCAGGAAGAGAAGGAATTTGGAGTAAGAGCTTGCACTCTTACTCTGGGATCTGTTAATAGCGCTCTCTGGGATTCTGATAGTGTTCAGAGTGACTTTGATCGAGAAGCAATGCTGTCCGTAGACCAAGTTGCATCCGAAATCTTGCATCTAGCTCAGCAGCCTGATTCTCAAGCAATAGATGACGTTGTATTAATGCCCTCGTCAGGTGCCTTTTGATTTAACTTTTACGTTATTTCTCTAATTGGATCTTCATACTCCTTGTGATGTGCCAAATACAGCTAATTAAGAGGACTATTAAGCACTAAAGGGCCTAATACAATTCAATTATTTCTTTTTAACTTTGTTTATGAGATCATTTACTTTTTGAATATTCTTTATCCCAGGATGTGTTTCTAATTTGCTTGATGCATCTATACCAAAAGGATTGATTTGTGATGATATTTCTTCGATTAAATCTGAGGAAATCCCTCCTGCCAACCACCATGGTGTTTTCAGATCAATTGTTTTTAGCCATTCAATAGGAACTCTTGCTCCTGTTCCTCCTAAAGCTTTTTCACTCCAAGCATCTAAGAGTATTGCATCAACTGAACCTTGATAATTTTGGGCTAGTATTAAATCACTTTGTTGGCGAATTTGAAATGCTTTCCACCATTTGATATTTGGATGCTTATTCCTCAGCACTTCGCAACGTTCCCTTGATTCTTGTCCATGGAGTTGAACAATGGATGGCAATCCAAGCCCATTTAAACCTTCGCAAATTTCATTTAGATTCAAGTTTGCTACTACCCATACTCTTTCAATGGATGGTGCTTCCTTTTCTAAAGCTCCAAATATTTTTCTTCTTTTATCTTCTTGTACAAATCTAGGTGAACTATCTACTCCGATTACACCAATTGCATCCGCTCCAATTTTTGCA
Proteins encoded:
- a CDS encoding acetyl-CoA carboxylase carboxyltransferase subunit alpha gives rise to the protein MARRYLLEFEKPLVELEKQIEQIRELARDSEVDVSQQLLQLETLAARRREEIFRGLTPAEKIQVARHPQRPSTLDFIQMFTEDWIELHGDRNCSDDSALVGGVARIEDQSVMLIGQQKGRDTKENVARNFGMAKPGGYRKALRLMNHADRFNLPIISFIDTPGAYAGLLAEEQGQGEAIAVNLREMFRLKVPIIATVIGEGGSGGALGIGVADRLLMFEHSVYTVASPEACASILWRDAAKASDAAAALKITGEDLLNLGIVDEVIKEPSGGNNWAPLQAGEFLKQAILKHLKDLSELPISKLRDNRYEKFRRIGSFLEPNSQEAEFVK
- a CDS encoding aldehyde oxygenase (deformylating); translated protein: MQTLEATKVNVSEESLPDFSSEKYKDAYSRINAIVIEGEKEAHDNYLAIGTLIPDKADELKKLAIMEMKHMKGFTACGKNLGVQADMPFAKEFFEPLHSNFQKAFDQGNLTTCFLIQAILIEAFAISAYHVYIRVADPFAKKITENVVKDEYLHLNYGQEWLKANLSSCKEDLIKANKQNLPLIKSMLDQVTDDAKSLDMDKEELMEEFMIAYQDSLVEIGLDSREIARMALAALV
- a CDS encoding SDR family oxidoreductase, with translation MTTALITGASKGIGKATAKAFAHAGWDLLLVARSRKSLESLSEELKTFGIKVFYECIDLSDANQIPTGIKNLLEHGFHPSVLINNAGVAWTGNLLSMPIDRWKWLMEVNLTSVFQVCSLVVPYMRNNKGLVINVSSHAARNAFSQWGAYCVSKAALESFTKCLAQEEKEFGVRACTLTLGSVNSALWDSDSVQSDFDREAMLSVDQVASEILHLAQQPDSQAIDDVVLMPSSGAF
- a CDS encoding long-chain acyl-[acyl-carrier-protein] reductase — its product is MFGLIGHSTSFQDARKKAMDLGYDHIAEGDLDVWCSAPPQLVEHVKVVSAIGKTIEGAYIDSCFVPEMLGRFKTARRKVLNAMELAQKKGISITALGGFTSIIFENFNLLQNKQVRNTTLDWERFTTGNTHTAWVICRQLEINAPLLGIDLKKARVAVVGATGDIGSAVCRWMSERTQVKELLLIARQQKPLQELDECLQCDSRILSLGEALPEADAVVWVASLPKNLEIDKSTIRRPCLMIDGGYPKNIDMKFRGEGIHVLKGGIVEFFADIGWNMMELAEMEIPQRQMFACFAEAMLLEFENCHTNFSWGRNNITLEKMDFIGQASLKHGFSVLGLQPGLQESFA
- a CDS encoding phosphoribosylanthranilate isomerase, whose product is MNSQPPTAVKICGVTQIKQAIEIAKIGADAIGVIGVDSSPRFVQEDKRRKIFGALEKEAPSIERVWVVANLNLNEICEGLNGLGLPSIVQLHGQESRERCEVLRNKHPNIKWWKAFQIRQQSDLILAQNYQGSVDAILLDAWSEKALGGTGARVPIEWLKTIDLKTPWWLAGGISSDLIEEISSQINPFGIDASSKLETHPGIKNIQKVNDLINKVKKK